One segment of Brassica napus cultivar Da-Ae chromosome C3, Da-Ae, whole genome shotgun sequence DNA contains the following:
- the LOC106386555 gene encoding uncharacterized protein LOC106386555 isoform X1, whose amino-acid sequence MPYLRLISVDFVLSKNRGRSKTEHKPLTTRKQILRLFFFFFFFFLFILRRMVDSGHDNDIRCHHCAGPLTKTLETSEWTVSPFIRDSFSMIGSAVGGTASAFIGFNHVMPIVRKWIKGPMWLHFLVGAPPVIVLSSACAGLAGGTVPALAQLASSSYQAAVLSSQPPQAEENHKMHKSTASSLSTNRLWFHICATCFERSRSQVQRLRHYQRLL is encoded by the exons ATGCCGTATTTGCGCCTAATATCGGTGGACTTCGTCTTGTCcaaaaacagaggaagaagcaAAACAGAGCATAAACCCCTCACGACCCGAAAACAGATTCTcagactcttcttcttcttcttcttcttcttcctcttcatcctaCGAAGAATGGTGGATTCAGGGCATGATAACGATATCAGATGCCACCATTGCGCAGGCCCACTTACAAAAACTTTG GAAACGAGTGAATGGACTGTGTCTCCGTTCATCAGGGACAGCTTTTCTATG ATTGGATCAGCTGTTGGTGGTACTGCAAGTGCATTCATTGGGTTTAACCATG TGATGCCAATTGTACGCAAGTGGATAAAAGGACCCATGTGGTTACACTTTCTTGTTGGG GCACCGCCTGTTATAGTTCTTTCGTCTGCCTGTGCTGGACTAGCAG GTGGCACTGTACCGGCGCTGGCACAGCTGGCTTCATCTTCATACCAAGCAGCAGTCCTTTCATCTCAGCCACCGCAGGCAGAGGAGAATCACAAAATGCACAAGTCTACAGCATCATCTCT ATCTACCAATCGGCTCTGGTTCCATATCTGTGCGACTTGTTTTGAGAGATCTCGGAGCCAGGTGCAGCGTCTCAGGCACTATCAACGGCTGCTCTAA
- the LOC106386555 gene encoding uncharacterized protein LOC106386555 isoform X2 codes for MPYLRLISVDFVLSKNRGRSKTEHKPLTTRKQILRLFFFFFFFFLFILRRMVDSGHDNDIRCHHCAGPLTKTLETSEWTVSPFIRDSFSMIGSAVGGTASAFIGFNHVMPIVRKWIKGPMWLHFLVGAPPVIVLSSACAGLAGGTVPALAQLASSSYQAAVLSSQPPQAEENHKMHKSTASSL; via the exons ATGCCGTATTTGCGCCTAATATCGGTGGACTTCGTCTTGTCcaaaaacagaggaagaagcaAAACAGAGCATAAACCCCTCACGACCCGAAAACAGATTCTcagactcttcttcttcttcttcttcttcttcctcttcatcctaCGAAGAATGGTGGATTCAGGGCATGATAACGATATCAGATGCCACCATTGCGCAGGCCCACTTACAAAAACTTTG GAAACGAGTGAATGGACTGTGTCTCCGTTCATCAGGGACAGCTTTTCTATG ATTGGATCAGCTGTTGGTGGTACTGCAAGTGCATTCATTGGGTTTAACCATG TGATGCCAATTGTACGCAAGTGGATAAAAGGACCCATGTGGTTACACTTTCTTGTTGGG GCACCGCCTGTTATAGTTCTTTCGTCTGCCTGTGCTGGACTAGCAG GTGGCACTGTACCGGCGCTGGCACAGCTGGCTTCATCTTCATACCAAGCAGCAGTCCTTTCATCTCAGCCACCGCAGGCAGAGGAGAATCACAAAATGCACAAGTCTACAGCATCATCTCTGTAA
- the LOC106386558 gene encoding NAC domain-containing protein 87-like, whose translation MAVVVESGVVLNHGGDELVDLPPGFRFHPTDEEIISSYLKEKVLDSRFTAVAMGEADLNKCEPWDLPKRAKMGEKEFYFFCQRDRKYPTGMRTNRATESGYWKATGKDKEIFKGKGCLVGMKKTLVFYRGRAPRGEKTNWVMHEYRLEGIYSYHNLPKTARDDWVVCRVFHKNNPSTTTQQMTRIPMEDLARTDSLENIDHFLDFSSLPPLIDPSFTGQLNFKPINPPTYDISSPIQPHHFNSSYQPIFNHQGFGSASGSGSTYNNNNNNKEMVKMEQSLVSVSQETCLSSDVNATTTAEVSSGPAMKQEMSMMGMVNGSKSYEDLCDLRGILWDY comes from the exons ATGGCGGTTGTGGTAGAATCAGGCGTGGTGTTGAATCATGGAGGTGATGAGCTTGTGGATTTACCACCTGGATTCAGGTTTCATCCAACAGATGAAGAGATCATATCATCCTACCTCAAAGAGAAGGTTTTAGACAGCCGATTCACGGCTGTGGCCATGGGAGAAGCCGATCTTAACAAGTGTGAGCCCTGGGATTTGCCAA AGAGGGCAAAGATGGGGGAGAAAGAGTTTTACTTCTTCTGTCAAAGGGACAGGAAGTACCCGACCGGGATGAGGACGAACCGTGCAACCGAATCCGGTTATTGGAAAGCGACCGGGAAGGACAAGGAGATCTTCAAAGGCAAAGGTTGTCTCGTTGGGATGAAGAAAACACTTGTGTTTTATAGAGGACGAGCTCCACGAGGTGAAAAGACTAATTGGGTCATGCATGAGTATCGTCTTGAAGGCATATATTCTTACCACAATCTCCCCAAAACCGCAAGG GACGACTGGGTCGTGTGTAGGGTTTTTCACAAGAACAATCCTTCCACTACAACTCAACAAATGACGAGAATACCCATGGAAGATCTCGCAAGAACGGATTCTCTAGAAAACATTGATCATTTCCTAGACTTCTCATCTCTTCCTCCTCTCATAGATCCGAGTTTCACGGGTCAACTCAACTTCAAACCCATCAACCCTCCAACATACGACATCTCATCACCAATCCAACCACACCACTTCAACTCTAGTTACCAACCAATCTTTAACCACCAGGGCTTTGGTTCTGCTTCTGGTTCCGGCTCTACgtacaacaacaataacaacaacaaggAGATGGTCAAGATGGAGCAGTCTCTTGTTAGTGTATCTCAAGAGACATGCCTAAGCTCAGATGTCAATGCGACCACGACCGCAGAGGTGTCTTCGGGTCCGGCAATGAAGCAAGAGATGAGTATGATGGGAATGGTGAATGGTAGCAAGTCTTACGAAGATCTATGTGACTTGAGGGGGATCTTATGGGACTACTGA